A stretch of DNA from Magnetococcales bacterium:
CGACTGGTGATGTACTCCACGACTTCCGCCAAAGCCCCAACGTTGCGTAATGCCGCAACGTTTCCCATTCCTGATATACTTTTATCATTAAACATGTTGTAGCCTTTCCTTTCGCCCGTGTCGCCTTGTTTCCCTACTTTGCCGCCCGCAGCTTATCCACCACCGACTCAGCCCGGTATTCCGAGCCCTGCTGGTACCGGGAGAGCCACGTCCTTTGCTCTTCCGGTACCTCCTCGCCACGCTCCATCGCGGCCTCGATACCCTTGGCCCGGCGGTACCGGTCCATGCGGCTCTCCGGCAGCGGCTCCTTGCCGATGCGGCCTACAATCTCGGCCAGCCCCTTGCGCGGTGTTTCGGGGCGCGAAGGGGCCGGCGAGACCGACGGATCGGCCACCTTGGCTGCCTTGCCAGCCTCTTCCAGCGCGGGCGTGGTGACCGTCTTGGCGGGGCGCGGCAGGAAGGCCACGTTCTTCACACCCTCCGCCCGATTGGCGATGATCTCCGCGTAGATGCCCCCAAGACCGGCCTCTTTGGCCTGCTTTTTCACTACGGCGCAAGCCTTGTTCATGCGGTCTTTCTGCAGCCTCCTGGCGGCCACCGCTTCCTCTTTGCGGGAGATGCCCGCCCAGGAGGGGTCTTCCGCCACCGCGATAAACCGCCCGTCCAGCCCAAAGACAAAGATGCGCCCCAGGTCGCTCTCGTCGATCCGCACTTCGACTTCTTCCCCCACATCCACCGCCGCAGCCAGCTCCCGGGCGATGTAGTAGCGGTTGCCCACCTGGATGCCCTTCTTGCCAAATACCCGCGTCCCCTCGCCCTTGGGGGCGGGGCACAGCAGCATGTCCAAGGCCCGCTCATCCGCCACCCGCTCCACCGGATCAGCCCAGGTCGCTACCATCTCCAGCGGGGTGCGCCCGTTCAGCCCGCGATGCCTGCGGTTGGCGTGGTATTTTTCCGTCCAGAGGTCGCAAAACTCCTGCAACCCAGGCGCATCCAGATGGGGGATCTCGATGGTCTCCCCCTGGTGCATCAGCCGCTGGGCAAAGCTCTTGCGGGCCTCGATGGCCTTCCGATCCGCCACGCTGTGGCCCACATAGCCCGGCAACAGCTCCATTAGGCTATGGGATAAGGTGCCCAGATGGCGCTCAATGAACGGTTTTTGTTGTGGCTGGAAGGGGTCACACAGGTATTGCTCGATCCCAAGGGATTGCGCCACCCGCACCATGTGCTTGGAGACGTAGTCGGACCCGTTGTCCGTAACGACCTCCTGCGGCTTGCCCCAGTCCAGGATCGCCCGGCGCAGCGTCGCGGTCACCGCAGCACTCGACGAAGTCAAGGAGACATGCAGCTTCATGCGGCGGCTGTAGATGTCGATCACCCCCACAATGACGTGACGGCGACCGTCCGCCAGGATCAGATCCGCCTTGGTGCTGTCCATCTCCCAGCGCTGGTTCAGCGCAGTGACATCCTCGGATTTGCTGCCAAAGGCCACCGCATGACGCGATTTC
This window harbors:
- a CDS encoding transposase — protein: MSTFPAYLTAQEIAEHAIQGIPATKRGVAVWLKRGGIVGCERAGRGGGYEYPLSSLPEAAQMAVIEKYADTVTLADAVGLSDLARAAIERAVARRERPAMEELPAPIQRRLRRSRPTPDGEAGLVAYKNAPTYNRKEADRRFAIMQAFRAYHTRIGGAIKPAMQAFCEALDSGMEFLPEEARGMPFSARSLLRWHTEMKRAGVGGLLAKHGNRKNCFKISEQAKNFVISMVVEYPHAQYRMIEEAAKTRFEAAPPYDTIRAVIKIWKEQNKSLYLFLTNPDEWKSRHAVAFGSKSEDVTALNQRWEMDSTKADLILADGRRHVIVGVIDIYSRRMKLHVSLTSSSAAVTATLRRAILDWGKPQEVVTDNGSDYVSKHMVRVAQSLGIEQYLCDPFQPQQKPFIERHLGTLSHSLMELLPGYVGHSVADRKAIEARKSFAQRLMHQGETIEIPHLDAPGLQEFCDLWTEKYHANRRHRGLNGRTPLEMVATWADPVERVADERALDMLLCPAPKGEGTRVFGKKGIQVGNRYYIARELAAAVDVGEEVEVRIDESDLGRIFVFGLDGRFIAVAEDPSWAGISRKEEAVAARRLQKDRMNKACAVVKKQAKEAGLGGIYAEIIANRAEGVKNVAFLPRPAKTVTTPALEEAGKAAKVADPSVSPAPSRPETPRKGLAEIVGRIGKEPLPESRMDRYRRAKGIEAAMERGEEVPEEQRTWLSRYQQGSEYRAESVVDKLRAAK